From one Camarhynchus parvulus chromosome 25, STF_HiC, whole genome shotgun sequence genomic stretch:
- the PPOX gene encoding LOW QUALITY PROTEIN: protoporphyrinogen oxidase (The sequence of the model RefSeq protein was modified relative to this genomic sequence to represent the inferred CDS: inserted 1 base in 1 codon; deleted 1 base in 1 codon): MRCSFPLVRLPSAPPLPLISGGKGRGQSGGLGTAPLMPATVAVVGGGISGLAACYHLVRAPRPPKVVLLEASGRFGGWLQSTRSPEGAVFEHGPRGVRPAGPAGAQTLHMVSELGLAGDILAVPREHPAARNRFLYLGGALHPLPSGLRGLLRAVPPFSRALLWSALRDLLTPAGAGPDESAHGFAQRRFGPEVAELAVDSLCRGVFAGDSRALSVRSCFPALFQAERQRGSVLLGLALPHGGGGAGPEAGLARRARPERWSQWSLRDGMESLARALVAFVSPRGAELRCHSPLTHLCHRRGRWQLTVPGATLTADHVVSALPASALALALPXEAEPLARELRAIPAASVAVVNLQYEGAALPVTGFGHLVPSSEDPALLGIVYDSVAFPEHDGTPATPGGTSLRLTVMLGGAWFQQSFGDPALVAPELLLSRARAAVSDHLGLAGTPRNAIVRVQQDCIPQYTLGHWERLERIQRFLKEQQLPLSLIGASYSGVSVNDCIASARAAVGKILGSPPEP, encoded by the exons ATGCGCTGCTCCTTCCCATTGGTCCGCCTGCCCTCAGCCCCGCCCCTTCCCCTGATAAGCGGCGGGAAGGGGCGTGGCCAGAGCGGCGGACTcgggacag CTCCCCTCATGCCGGCCACCGTGGCCGTCGTGGGCGGCGGCATCAGCGGCCTGGCCGCCTGCTACCACCTGGTGCGAGCCCCCCGCCCGCCCAAG gtggtgctgctggaggccagTGGCCGCTTCGGGGGGTGGCTGCAGAGCACCCGGAGCCCCGAGGGCGCCGTGTTCGAGCACGGCCCGAGGGGCGTCCGGCCCGCGGGGCCCGCGGGGGCCCAGACCCTGCACATG gtgtcggagctggggctggccgGTGAcatcctggctgtccccagggagcacCCGGCGGCGCGGAACCGATTCCTGTACCTGGGGGGGGccctgcaccccctgccctCGGGCCTCAG ggGCTTGCTCCGGGCTGTGCCCCCGTTCTCTCGGGCCCTGCTCTGGAGCGCTCTGCGGGATCTCCTGACcccggcgggcgcggggccggaCGAGAGCGCCCACGGCTTCGCCCAGCGCCGCTTCGGGCCCGAG gtgGCCGAGCTGGCTGTGGATTCCCTGTGCCGGGGGGTGTTTGCCGGGGACAGCCGGGCCCTGAGCGTGCgcagctgcttccctgccctGTTCCAGGCCGAGAGACAGAGGGGCTccgtgctgctggggctggcactgccacacg GtggcggcggggcgggccccGAGGCGGGGCtggcgcggcgggcgcggcccgAA CGCTGGAGCCAGTGGTCGCTGCGGGACGGGATGGAGTCCCTGGCGCGCGCCTTGGTGGCCTTCGTGTCCCCGCGCGGGGCCGAGCTGCGCTGCCACTCGCCCCTGACGCACCTGTGCCACCGCCGCGGCCGCTGGCAG CTCACCGTGCCCGGTGCCACCCTCACGGCCGATCACGTTGTCAGCGCCCTCCCGGCCTCAG ccctggcgcTGGCGCTGC GCGAGGCGGAGCCGCTGGCGCGGGAGCTCCGCGCGATCCCGGCCGCCTCCGTGGCCGTGGTCAACCTGCAGTACGAGGGCGCCGCGCTGCCCGTCACG GGCTTTGGGCACCTGGTGCCGTCCTCGGAGGACCCGGCGCTCCTGGGCATCGTCTACGACTCGGTGGCGTTCCCGGAGCACGACGGGACCCCCGCGACCCCCGGGGGGACCTCGCTGCGCCTCAcg GTGATGCTGGGCGGGGCCTGGTTccagcagagctttggggaCCCCGCCCTGGTggccccggagctgctgctgagccgGGCACGGGCGGCCGTGAGCGACCACCTGGGGCTGGCCGGGACCCCCAGAAACGCCATCGTCAGGGTGCAGcag gaCTGCATCCCCCAGTACACGCTGGGACACTGGGAGCGCTTAG AGCGCATCCAGCGGTtcctgaaggagcagcagctgcccctgagCCTGATCGGCGCCTCCTACTCCGGGGTCTCCGTCAACGACTGCATCGCCAGCGCCAGGGCGGCCGtggggaagattttggggtccccccccgAGCCCTGA
- the B4GALT3 gene encoding beta-1,4-galactosyltransferase 3 produces the protein MLRRLLERPCSLALLVGCQFAFVAYFSLGGFRNLTALFGRSAGPAVDYSRTHDVYANLSRVGGGTGNGPAATPDPARPLPFCPERSPFLVGPLAVSFSRAPSLEQIQAKNPGVRRGGRYRPPRCEARSRTAVIVPHRNREAHLGHLLYYLHPFLQRQQLHYGIYVVHQAGNCTFNRAKLLNVGVKEALKDEDWDCLFLHDVDLIPENDHNLYTCDPWNPKHASVAMNKFGYSLPYPQYFGGVSALTPDQYMKINGFPNEYWGWGGEDDDIATRVRLAGMKISRPPVSIGHYKMVKHKSDKGNEENPHRFDLLVRTQRTWTQDGMNSLSYALLARELRPLYTNLTADIGCDPRGRPGAAPASRFRQEMLRKPPREGLPALALAPPPPRGDNGTVTAATARAGDNQSVAPPPP, from the exons ATGCTGCGGCGGCTGCTGGAGCGGCCGTGCTCGCTGGCGCTGCTGGTCGGGTGCCAGTTCGCCTTCGTGGCGTATTTCTCGCTCGGTGGTTTCCGGAACCTCACGGCGCTGTTCGGTCGCTCCGCCGGTCCCGCCGTGGATTATTCCCGGACTCACGACGTGTACGCCAACCTCAGCCGCGtcggcggcggcaccgggaaCGGCCCCGCCGCCACGCCGGACCCAGCAAGGCCGCTGCCGTTCTGCCCCGAGAGATCGCCGTTCCTCG TGGGCCCCCTGGCCGTCTCCTTCTCGCGGGCGCCCTCGCTGGAGCAGATCCAGGCCAAGAACCCGGGCgtgcggcggggcgggcgctaCCGGCCGCCGCGGTGCGAGGCGCGCTCCAGGACCGCGGTCATCGTGCCGCACCGCAACCGTGAGGCGCACCTGGGCCACCTGCTCTACTACCTGCACCCCTTCCTGCAGCGCCAGCAGCTGCACTACGGCATCTACGTCGTGCACCAG gccgGGAACTGCACGTTTAACCGGGCCAAGCTGCTGAACGTGGGCGTGAAGGAGGCGCTGAAGGACGAGGACTGGGACTGCCTGTTCCTGCACGACGTGGACCTGATCCCCGAGAACGACCACAACCTGTACACGTGCGACCCCTGGAACCCCAAACACGCCTCCGTGGCCATGAACAAATTCGGGTACAG cctgccGTACCCGCAGTATTTCGGGGGTGTCTCGGCGCTGACCCCCGACCAGTACATGAAGATCAACGGGTTCCCCAACGAGtactggggctgggggggtgaGGACGATGACATCGCCACCAG GGTGCGCCTGGCCGGCATGAAGATCTCACGCCCTCCCGTCTCCATCGGCCACTACAAAATGGTCAAACACAAGAGCGACAAAGGCAACGAGGAGAACCCGCACAG GTTCGACCTGCTGGTGCGGACGCAGCGCACGTGGACGCAGGACGGCATGAACTCGCTGAGCTACGCGCTGCTGGCGCGGGAGCTGCGCCCGCTCTACACCAACCTCACGGCTGACATCGGCTGCGacccccgcggccgccccggcgCCGCCCCCGCCAGCCGCTTCCGCCAGGAGATGCTGCGCAAACCCCCCCGCGAGGGCCTGCCCGCCCTGGCGCTGGCGCCACCACCTCCCCGCGGTGACAACGGCACGGTGACAGCGGCGACAGCGCGGGCCGGGGACAATCAGAGCGTGGCACCGCCCCCGCCCTGA
- the USP21 gene encoding LOW QUALITY PROTEIN: ubiquitin carboxyl-terminal hydrolase 21 (The sequence of the model RefSeq protein was modified relative to this genomic sequence to represent the inferred CDS: inserted 4 bases in 3 codons; deleted 1 base in 1 codon) yields MPQASEHRLGRARDPGAGAVVTAQPRAGSRLPSGHRALSQERHXAPNGLSPAPKPRLLPPAPPPRRPPAQEAGAGAGRAAKRGTPPPRAGDAGPLKADHGVRVPGAPQVPGSASFXLPSAAERRRSNLARSKSISIGDLTAEDVAVALSRLVLRDCGHPLGAGALALRRXSSLRRVTVATGAPRAARARVRHGPGSPAPGRTEDKAAATHHTLLLGSGHVGLRNLGNTCFMNAVLQCLSSTKPLRDYCLRRDFQQEQPPGPRAPQELTEAFADVIAALWHPDSSEAVNPGRFKAVFQKYVPSFTGYSQQDAQEFLKFFMDRLHVEINRKGRRTPSILSDTRRAPALEDPETLSDDERANQMWKRYLEREDSKIVDLFVGQLKSCLKCQACGYRSTTCEVFCDLSLPIPKKSFAGGKVSLHDCFSLFTKEEELDSENAPVCDKCRQRTRSTKKLTIQRFPRILVLHLNRFSTTRYSIKKCSVFVDFPLQQLNLREFASEKAGSPVYSLYALCNHSGSVHYGHYTAFCRDPAGWRVYNDSRVSPISENQVPSSEGYVLFYELEEPPGRRA; encoded by the exons ATGCCCCAGGCCTCGGAGCACCGCCTGGGCCGCGCCAGGGaccccggtgccggtgccgtgGTGACCGCGCAGCCCCGGGCGGGCTCCCGCCTGCCCAGCGGGCACCGAGCGCTGAGCCAGGAGCGCC GCGCCCCCAACGGGCTCTCCCCCGCCCCCAAACCGCGCCTgctgcccccggcccccccgccCCGAAGACCCCCGGCCCaagaagctggagctggagcgGGCCGGGCGGCCAAACGGGGGACCCCGCCCCCGCGGGCCGGGGACGCC GGGCCGCTCAAGGCCGATCACGGCGTGAGGGTGCCGGGGGCCCCGCAGGTGCCCGGCAGCGCCTCCTT GCTGCCCAGCGCGGCCGAGCGCCGCCGGAGCAACCTGGCCCGCTCCAAATCCATCAGCATCGGCGACCTga CCGCCGAGGACGTGGCGGTGGCGCTGAGCCGGTTGGTGCTCAGGGACTGCGGGCACCCGCTGGGTGCGGGCGCGCTGGCGCTGCGCA AGTCCTCGCTGCGCAGGGTCACCGTGGCCACCGG ggcgccccgcgccgcccgaGCCCGCGTTCGCCAcggccccggcagccccgcgCCCGGCCGCACCGAGGACAAGGCGGCCGCG ACCCACCACACGCTGCTGCTGGGCTCGGGCCACGTGGGCCTCAGGAATTTGGGCAACACG tgctTCATGAACGCCGtgctgcagtgcctgagcaGCACCAAACCCCTGCGGGATTACTGCCTGCGCCGCGacttccagcaggagcagccccccgGGCCCCGCGCCCCCCAGGAGCTCACCGAAG CCTTCGCCGATGTCATCGCCGCCCTCTGGCACCCCGACTCCTCCGAGGCCGTCAACCCCGGGCGCTTCAAGGCCGTGTTCCAGAAATACGTGCCCTCCTTCACGGGCTACAG CCAGCAGGACGCGCAGGAATTCCTCAAGTTCTTCATGGACCGGCTGCACGTGGAGATCAACAGGAAGGGCCGGCGCACGCCCAGCATCCTGTCGGACACACGGAGAGCCCCGGCCCTGGAGGACCCCGAAACGCTCAG CGACGACGAGCGCGCCAACCAGATGTGGAAGCGCTACCTGGAGAGGGAGGACAGCAAGATCGTGG ATCTCTTTGTGGGGCAGCTGAAGAGCTGCCTCAAGTGCCAGGCCTGCGGCTACCGCTCCACCACCTGCGAGGTGTTCTGCGACCTCTCGCTGCCCATCCCAAAG AAAAGCTTTGCCGGGGGCAAGGTCTCGCTGCACGACTGCTTCAGCCTCTTCACcaaggaggaggagctggactCGGAGAACGCCCCG GTGTGTGACAAGTGCCGGCAGCGCACGCGCAGCACCAAGAAGTTGACGATCCAGCGCTTCCCACGCATCCTGGTGCTCC ACCTGAACAGGTTCTCCACCACGCGCTACTCCATCAAGAAATGCTCCGTCTTCGTGGACTTCCCGCTGCAGCAGCTCAACCTGCGCGAGTTCGCCAGCGAGAAGGCGG gcagccctgtcTACAGCCTGTACGCTCTGTGCAACCACTCGGGCAGCGTGCACTACGGGCACTACACGGCTTTCTGCCGCGACCCCGCCGGTTGGCGCGTCTACAACGACTCCCG CGTCTCGCCCATCAGCGAGAACCAGGTGCCGTCCAGCGAGGGCTACGTGCTGTTCTACGAGCTGGAGGAGCCGCCCGGCCGCAGAGCCTGA